The Microcystis aeruginosa NIES-843 sequence AAAGTTTTCGTCTCAAGTTTTTGCGTTCCCGTTGTGTGGTTTGTGAACAATGTATCCCCACTTGTCCCGTGGTGGCAATTTCCACAAACTTGTAAAGTAGCAGTTATTAAATTAATTTTTTTGCCCATTTAAATAATAGCCATCTCTGGAGATTTTAAGCCTTCATTTGTCTCCAACGCGGTTAATCGTCACAAATATCCCCTTCCCTTTCTGCCTAAAGACCCTTTCTCCGATACCATAGTTAAAAAGAGATTGCTGACTCTGGCCACATCTGTGGGGATTACATACCATTAATCATGGTTTTTTTGCAAAAAATACAAAAAACTTGACATGACTTCTGCCGTTCCTCGCCTTTCCTATCCTGATAGTCCGATTGCTGATCTTCGCGGCCTCTATAACTTTATCCTCAACCCGCAACTGTTAGCCGCAGAAAAGGGAAATCCGTCGATCGTTAGTTTTTGTCAAAAAATTTCCCCCGTTGATCCCCTAGAAATTCTCTCTCGGATTGCCTCTAGCTATGCCACCCATTGTTATTGGGAAAATCCCGAACGAGAAACCGCTTTTCTCGGCTACGGCATCGCCTTTGCTGCCACTTTCCACGGCAAACAACGTTTTTTAAAAGCTCAAAAATTTATTAAAAACTGTCAACAAAGAATTATTAAAATTGATAACTATAGCGAGATTACTCCCCGCATCTTTTGTAGTTTCACTTTTTTCGACTCGGAAAGAGCTACCCCCTTTCCCTCAGCTACCCTAACCCTGCCTAAGTTTCAAATTATCAAAAAACAGTCGGAATATTTTTTCCTTACCAATCTCCTAATCACCGGCGAAAAAGAAATAGAAAACTCCCTCGAAGAAACTATCAACAACCTCAAAATTATCCAAAATAACTCGAGCAATTGCCGACAAAATCCCCACCAGGATCCCTGTAGTTATTATATTCATCCTACCTATAATTTTCAAGCGGCTGTTGCCGATGCACTCCAATCTATCCACGCCGAAAAATTTAGCAAAATTGTCCTCGCTCACGCTCTTGACGTGATTTCTCCCCGTCCTTTTCATCTGGTAAACTGTCTCGATAATTTGCGTCAGCGTCATCCCGATTGCTACACTTTTTCCCTCGGCAATGGACGGGGAGATCATTTTATCGGCGCTAGTCCCGAACGCTTGTTAACTGTCCATCAGGGGCAATTAATCACCGATGCTTTAGCGGGATCCGCTCCCCGGGGAGAAAATGCGATCGAAGATGCTCTCTTGGCCAATAAACTCCTCGCTAGTGAAAAAGAACAACGGGAACATCGGGCCGTTAGTGACTTTATTAACCAAAAACTGCGACAAATTGGCTTAAATCCGCAAAATTCTCCCTCTAGATTGTTAAAACTCTCCAATATTCAACATCTCTGGACTCCTATCCATGCCAAACTCAAACCCTCCATCCATCCCCTCGAAATTGTTGCCCAACTACACCCCACTCCTGCTGTTGCTGGGGTTCCCACGGAGATCGCTTTAGCACAAATTCGTCATTATGAAACCTTCGATCGCTCTCTTTATGCCGCTCCTTTGGGTTGGATCGATTGTCAAAATAATAGTGAGTTTATTGTTGGTATTCGTTCGGCCTTAATTAAAGGCGATCGAGCGCGATTATACGCCGGTGCGGGTATTGTTGCCGGTTCCGATCCGGAAAAAGAACTAGCAGAAATTCAGCTTAAATTTCAAGCTCTCTTAAAAGCTTTAACTTAAACTGTAGCTTTTTAGCGAACTAATAACTTAAATAAGTTTAATTTACCCTTAAAAGGCGGATATTTTAAAACAGGATTGAACCAAAGAGGTGTTTTCATAATCGCTTTTTGGTGACTAAAATTCTCAAAGGAAAAACGACCATGATAGCTACCAATACCGCTATTTCCTCGACCACCAAAGGGTAAACTAGGATTAGTAAAATGAAAACTATTGTTGTTAATACAACCTCCCCCAAACTGGACTGATTCTAACCATTTCTTTTCGGTTTTTGCCTTGGTAGTAAACAGATAAAAAGCTAGAGGGTTAGGATTTTTAGCAATAATTGCTAAAGCTTCCTCAAAAGTGCTAAAGGCAATGATCGGTAAAATTGGACCGAATATTTCCCCTTGCATAATAGGAGCATCGAGGGAAACATTAGTTAATAAAGTTGGTTGAATATATAAATTTTCTCGATCGGTTTTGCCTCCAAAAACAATCTCACCATCTTGGAGAAAGTCAATCAGGCGATCAAATTGTTTCTCATTAATTATCTTACCATAATCAGCACTTAATCTGGCATCTTTACCGAAAAAATTAACAATAGTGTTTACTAATTCTCTGATCACATTCTCCTGCTGGGATTGATGTACTAAAACATAATCAGCTGCGATACACATTTGACCACAATTAGAGAATTTTGTCACGGC is a genomic window containing:
- a CDS encoding isochorismate synthase; the protein is MTSAVPRLSYPDSPIADLRGLYNFILNPQLLAAEKGNPSIVSFCQKISPVDPLEILSRIASSYATHCYWENPERETAFLGYGIAFAATFHGKQRFLKAQKFIKNCQQRIIKIDNYSEITPRIFCSFTFFDSERATPFPSATLTLPKFQIIKKQSEYFFLTNLLITGEKEIENSLEETINNLKIIQNNSSNCRQNPHQDPCSYYIHPTYNFQAAVADALQSIHAEKFSKIVLAHALDVISPRPFHLVNCLDNLRQRHPDCYTFSLGNGRGDHFIGASPERLLTVHQGQLITDALAGSAPRGENAIEDALLANKLLASEKEQREHRAVSDFINQKLRQIGLNPQNSPSRLLKLSNIQHLWTPIHAKLKPSIHPLEIVAQLHPTPAVAGVPTEIALAQIRHYETFDRSLYAAPLGWIDCQNNSEFIVGIRSALIKGDRARLYAGAGIVAGSDPEKELAEIQLKFQALLKALT